The proteins below come from a single Micromonospora citrea genomic window:
- a CDS encoding metallophosphoesterase family protein, translating to MTDDRAPDEDRLDGAAESPHASEAAGGRAARRPRSTDPRELGFTPRKPVPWLAPFLLISTGIRTLLAMLFGAYLDKRELQNSLDAGIARQVGPDGGLWLDYVADLGDGFNATYSIAYLLAQRELEVDGHRLPRAQTLVMGGDQVYPSAAFEAYEDRCKGPYQAALPVTPPERPTLFAVPGNHDWYDGLTAFLRLFVRSRDRHFGGWDTGQSRSYFAVELPADWWLLGLDDQSGSYLDDPQLTYFDKVAERLGPRSRVILVVPAPTWVKAADHPTAYDSIDYFVRTIVAPTGAQVRLLISGDLHHYARYAGPDRQLITCGGGGAYLYPTHKLPERIEVPPRDTLARRASTSRTYDLAGRYPDAARSRRYGWGIFPRLPLRNPGFTTLLGTLHTLLMLAMAGVVSNRTGTEQRLFSVPLVAMLVVTLLGAGFFAKPPSSGGKRHARHWILGVGHGLAHVGLAAAGTWVWLALPLYDWPWPLPAVAAAVVYGPVIGLVASQLVAAYLLVAGAFGVNVNELFAGQGIEDAKAFLRLRIDPDGTLTIYPIAVDRVARDWQVNPDQSPESSWLVPRHPLRPRLAEPPTTLP from the coding sequence GTGACCGACGATCGCGCCCCCGACGAGGACCGGCTGGACGGCGCGGCGGAGAGCCCGCACGCGAGCGAGGCGGCCGGCGGGCGGGCGGCGCGCCGGCCGCGCAGCACCGACCCGCGCGAGCTGGGCTTCACCCCGCGCAAGCCGGTGCCGTGGCTCGCGCCCTTCCTGCTGATCAGCACCGGCATCCGTACGCTGCTGGCGATGCTCTTCGGGGCGTACCTGGACAAGCGGGAGCTGCAGAACTCCCTCGACGCCGGCATCGCGCGGCAGGTCGGGCCGGACGGCGGGCTCTGGCTGGACTACGTGGCCGACCTGGGCGACGGCTTCAACGCCACCTACTCGATCGCCTACCTGCTCGCCCAGCGGGAGCTGGAGGTCGACGGGCACCGGCTGCCCCGGGCGCAGACCCTGGTGATGGGCGGCGACCAGGTCTACCCGTCGGCGGCCTTCGAGGCGTACGAGGACCGGTGCAAGGGGCCCTACCAGGCGGCGCTGCCCGTCACCCCGCCCGAGCGGCCGACGCTCTTCGCCGTGCCCGGCAACCACGACTGGTACGACGGCCTGACCGCCTTCCTGCGGCTGTTCGTGCGCTCGCGGGACCGGCACTTCGGCGGCTGGGACACCGGCCAGTCCCGCTCGTACTTCGCCGTCGAGCTGCCCGCCGACTGGTGGCTGCTCGGCCTCGACGACCAGTCCGGTTCCTACCTGGACGACCCGCAGCTCACCTACTTCGACAAGGTCGCCGAGCGGCTGGGCCCGCGCAGCCGGGTGATCCTGGTCGTGCCGGCGCCGACGTGGGTCAAGGCCGCCGACCACCCCACGGCGTACGACTCGATCGACTACTTCGTCCGTACGATCGTCGCGCCCACCGGGGCCCAGGTGCGGCTGCTGATCTCCGGCGACCTGCACCACTACGCCCGGTACGCCGGCCCGGACCGGCAGCTGATCACCTGCGGAGGCGGCGGCGCGTACCTCTACCCCACGCACAAGCTCCCGGAGCGCATCGAGGTGCCGCCGCGCGACACCCTCGCCCGGCGGGCCAGCACCTCCCGCACGTACGACCTCGCCGGCCGCTACCCGGACGCCGCCCGCTCCCGACGGTACGGCTGGGGGATCTTCCCCCGGCTGCCGCTGCGCAACCCGGGCTTCACCACCCTGCTCGGCACGCTGCACACGCTGCTGATGCTGGCGATGGCCGGCGTCGTGAGCAACCGGACCGGGACGGAGCAGCGGCTGTTCAGCGTCCCGCTGGTGGCGATGCTGGTCGTCACGCTGCTCGGCGCGGGATTCTTCGCCAAGCCACCCAGCTCGGGCGGGAAGCGGCACGCGCGGCACTGGATCCTCGGCGTGGGCCACGGCCTGGCCCACGTCGGGCTGGCCGCCGCCGGCACCTGGGTCTGGCTGGCGCTGCCCCTCTACGACTGGCCGTGGCCGCTGCCGGCGGTCGCGGCGGCGGTGGTCTACGGCCCGGTGATCGGGCTGGTGGCGAGCCAGTTGGTCGCCGCGTACCTGCTGGTGGCCGGCGCGTTCGGGGTGAACGTCAACGAGCTCTTCGCGGGGCAGGGCATCGAGGACGCGAAGGCGTTCCTGCGGCTGCGCATCGACCCCGACGGCACGCTGACCATCTATCCGATCGCCGTGGACCGGGTGGCCCGCGACTGGCAGGTCAACCCGGACCAGTCCCCGGAATCCTCCTGGCTGGTCCCGAGGCACCCCCTCCGCCCGCGCCTGGCCGAACCCCCGACGACCCTCCCCTGA
- a CDS encoding PSP1 domain-containing protein, which yields MGMLCAVSFQRYGRLYYLDPGEWSPQVGDKVLVPTDDGPEVAECVWAAQWVSEDTDGFPRLAGLAQEEDLRRDEALRRRKAEAKVAAKRLIREHGLPMKVVAVDHVLGAAEGGGERSTIYFTAPHRVDFRSLVRDLGATLHCRVELRQLSARDSARVQGGIGSCGRDLCCATFLTDFEPVTIRMAKDQDLPLNPLRISGACGRLMCCLKYEHPLYQRFQESAPGIGTRVSTPEGEGRVVGHSVPRDSVTVRLDADGSRCSCSRASVCGPRQAHDQHYNA from the coding sequence ATGGGCATGCTCTGCGCGGTCAGCTTCCAGCGGTACGGGCGCCTCTACTACCTCGACCCCGGCGAGTGGAGCCCTCAGGTCGGCGACAAGGTGCTGGTGCCGACCGACGACGGCCCCGAGGTGGCCGAGTGCGTCTGGGCCGCGCAGTGGGTCTCCGAGGACACCGACGGCTTCCCCCGGCTGGCCGGGCTGGCGCAGGAGGAGGACCTGCGCCGCGACGAGGCGCTGCGCCGGCGCAAGGCCGAGGCGAAGGTCGCGGCGAAGCGGCTGATCCGGGAGCACGGCCTGCCGATGAAGGTGGTTGCGGTCGACCACGTGCTCGGGGCCGCCGAGGGCGGCGGCGAGCGGAGCACCATCTACTTCACCGCCCCGCACCGGGTGGACTTCCGCTCCCTGGTCCGGGACCTGGGGGCCACCCTGCACTGCCGGGTGGAGCTGCGTCAGCTCTCCGCCCGCGACTCGGCGCGGGTGCAGGGCGGCATCGGCTCGTGCGGCCGCGACCTCTGCTGCGCCACCTTCCTCACCGACTTCGAGCCGGTGACGATCCGGATGGCCAAGGACCAGGACCTGCCGCTCAATCCGCTGCGCATCTCCGGCGCGTGCGGGCGGCTGATGTGCTGCCTCAAGTACGAACATCCGCTCTACCAGCGGTTCCAGGAATCCGCCCCGGGGATCGGCACGCGGGTGTCGACGCCGGAGGGGGAGGGCCGCGTGGTCGGCCACAGCGTCCCGCGCGACTCGGTCACGGTCCGCCTCGACGCCGACGGCTCCCGCTGCTCCTGCTCCCGCGCCTCGGTCTGCGGGCCCCGCCAGGCCCACGACCAGCACTACAACGCCTGA
- a CDS encoding YbaB/EbfC family nucleoid-associated protein yields MPRGEIDEAWIEEAVRRYRRIESLQAEFDQAVATVEVTVRSPDGLVEVVVTAGGRITDVRFLGPLHTRSPRDVANSVQAAVTAAADAAEWAREKLHNETFAAYRPLAGA; encoded by the coding sequence ATGCCGCGGGGCGAGATCGACGAGGCCTGGATCGAGGAGGCGGTGCGCCGCTACCGCCGGATCGAGTCGCTCCAGGCCGAGTTCGACCAGGCGGTGGCGACGGTCGAGGTCACCGTCCGGTCGCCCGACGGGCTGGTCGAGGTCGTGGTGACCGCCGGCGGCCGGATCACCGACGTCCGGTTCCTCGGCCCGCTGCACACCCGCAGCCCGCGGGACGTCGCCAACTCCGTGCAGGCCGCGGTCACCGCCGCCGCCGACGCCGCCGAGTGGGCCCGGGAGAAGCTGCACAACGAGACCTTCGCCGCCTACCGTCCGCTGGCGGGAGCCTGA
- a CDS encoding DNA polymerase III subunit delta', producing the protein MPDVFADLVGQDEAVDTLRRAAASAAAVLRVAAAPPATEAAGDEFDALAEEADSAGVEGASAGAVDPGAGMTHAWIFTGPPGSGRSVAARAFAAALQCAYGTGCGQCQGCHTTTAGTHADVRLVVPEGLSIGVNEMRALVLRAASTPSGGRWQVVIIEDADRLTEAAGNALLKAVEEPPPRTVFLLCAPSTHPDDISVTIRSRCRVVPLRQPAADAVAEMLVRRDGVAPDVARWAAAAAQGHVGRARRLARDPEARTRREAVLAVPRRLTGVGAAFDAASALIEAAEAEAAASVAETDAAERAALETALGAGGTGRGAAGAMRGAAGQLKELEKRQKSRATRAQRDALDRALVDLAGFYRDALTMALRAPVAPVHTDTAALAGAGAQKWDAEGALRRLEAVLECRAAIEANVKPRIAVEAMMLALWKG; encoded by the coding sequence ATGCCGGACGTCTTCGCCGACCTGGTCGGGCAGGACGAGGCGGTCGACACGCTGCGCCGCGCCGCCGCCTCGGCGGCCGCCGTGCTGCGCGTCGCCGCCGCCCCGCCCGCGACCGAAGCCGCCGGGGACGAGTTCGACGCGCTCGCCGAGGAGGCCGACAGCGCGGGCGTCGAGGGCGCGTCGGCGGGTGCCGTCGATCCCGGGGCGGGGATGACGCACGCCTGGATCTTCACCGGGCCGCCCGGGTCGGGGCGGTCGGTGGCGGCCAGGGCCTTCGCCGCCGCCCTCCAGTGTGCGTACGGCACCGGCTGCGGCCAGTGCCAGGGCTGCCACACCACGACGGCCGGCACCCACGCCGACGTCCGGCTGGTCGTGCCGGAGGGGCTCTCCATCGGCGTCAACGAGATGCGGGCGCTGGTGCTGCGCGCCGCCAGCACCCCGTCGGGCGGGCGCTGGCAGGTGGTGATCATCGAGGACGCGGACCGGCTCACCGAGGCCGCCGGCAACGCGCTGCTCAAGGCCGTCGAGGAGCCGCCGCCGCGTACGGTGTTCCTGCTCTGCGCCCCGTCCACCCACCCGGACGACATCTCGGTGACCATCCGGTCGCGCTGTCGGGTCGTACCGCTGCGGCAGCCGGCGGCCGACGCGGTGGCCGAAATGCTGGTCCGCCGCGACGGCGTGGCGCCCGACGTGGCGCGGTGGGCGGCGGCGGCCGCGCAGGGGCACGTGGGCCGGGCCCGTCGCCTCGCCCGCGACCCGGAGGCGCGTACCCGCCGGGAGGCCGTGCTCGCGGTGCCGCGCCGGCTGACCGGCGTGGGCGCCGCCTTCGACGCCGCGTCGGCGCTGATCGAGGCGGCGGAGGCGGAGGCGGCGGCCTCCGTGGCGGAGACCGACGCCGCCGAGCGGGCGGCGCTGGAGACCGCGCTCGGCGCGGGCGGCACCGGGCGGGGCGCGGCGGGCGCGATGCGAGGCGCCGCCGGCCAGCTGAAGGAGCTGGAGAAGCGGCAGAAGTCGCGGGCCACCCGGGCGCAGCGCGACGCGCTGGACCGCGCCCTGGTCGACCTGGCGGGGTTCTACCGGGACGCGCTCACCATGGCGCTGCGCGCCCCCGTGGCGCCGGTGCACACGGACACCGCCGCGCTGGCCGGGGCGGGCGCGCAGAAGTGGGACGCCGAGGGGGCGCTGCGCCGCCTGGAGGCGGTGCTGGAGTGCCGGGCGGCGATCGAGGCGAACGTCAAGCCCCGGATCGCCGTCGAGGCGATGATGCTCGCGCTCTGGAAGGGCTGA
- the tmk gene encoding dTMP kinase codes for MRSVLRITPFRRLWIVLGAASFGDWFGLLATSVFAAAQVEGSTAKGAAFGGVIAIRLLPALVLGPIAGVLADRFDRRWTMVICDVLRFLLFASIPLVALLGAPGGVVVGWAAIATFLIESLTLLWIPAKEAAVPNLIPRARLEAANQLTLITTYGLTPVLAALILAALDGIVRAATGGSTPDWAEPAQLALWFNAFSRLATALVVAYGIKEISQGQSDERERTEQSMLRQFKEGWRYIGQTPLVRGLVLGIFGAFAGGGIVIGTAKFFATSLGAGDAAFYLLFGAIFIGLALGIGLGPMIVKDMSRRRWFGMSIVLASASVMALAFAIHLSMAMVGAILVGAGAGMAFLSGTTLLGGEIADEVRGRVFAVVQIGTRLVLILAIGLSSLLAGVGGSRRLELADLGVSISSTRLLLLAAGAAGIFAGVSAFGQMDDKKGVPVLADLWGSIRGRPLMPAEPFVSAGLFVVFEGGEGAGKSTQLTVLAERLRGQGRDVVVTREPGATAVGERIRSLLLGAPGSDVPSPRAEALLYAADRAHHVATVVRPALVQGAVVISDRYVDSSLAYQGAGRTLPVDEVSWLSSWATGGLKPDLVVLLDVDPRTGLSRVAARAEAADHVEAESVAFHERVRYAFLDLAAADPKRYLVLDASRPVEEIAEQVARRVEEMLGAPGGIVHPRPAQGPDTSVQPELSESELVTMEHRT; via the coding sequence ATCCGCTCGGTGCTGCGGATCACCCCGTTCCGCCGGCTCTGGATCGTGCTCGGCGCGGCCTCCTTCGGCGACTGGTTCGGCCTGCTCGCCACGTCGGTCTTCGCCGCCGCCCAGGTCGAGGGGAGCACGGCGAAGGGTGCCGCCTTCGGTGGCGTCATCGCCATCCGGCTGCTGCCGGCGCTGGTGCTCGGCCCGATCGCCGGCGTGCTGGCCGACCGCTTCGACCGCCGCTGGACGATGGTCATCTGCGACGTGCTGCGCTTCCTGCTCTTCGCCTCGATCCCGCTGGTCGCGCTGCTCGGCGCCCCCGGCGGGGTGGTGGTCGGCTGGGCGGCGATCGCCACCTTCCTGATCGAGTCGCTCACGCTGCTGTGGATCCCGGCCAAGGAGGCCGCGGTCCCCAACCTGATCCCGCGCGCCCGGCTGGAGGCCGCCAACCAGCTCACGCTCATCACCACGTACGGCCTCACGCCGGTCCTCGCCGCGCTGATCCTCGCCGCGCTCGACGGCATCGTGCGGGCGGCCACCGGCGGCTCGACGCCGGACTGGGCCGAGCCGGCGCAGTTGGCGCTCTGGTTCAACGCGTTCTCCCGGCTGGCCACCGCGCTGGTGGTGGCGTACGGCATCAAGGAGATCAGCCAGGGGCAGTCCGACGAGCGGGAGCGCACCGAGCAGAGCATGCTGCGCCAGTTCAAGGAGGGCTGGCGCTACATCGGGCAGACCCCGCTGGTCCGCGGCCTGGTGCTCGGCATCTTCGGCGCCTTCGCCGGCGGCGGCATCGTGATCGGCACCGCCAAGTTCTTCGCCACCTCGCTGGGCGCCGGCGACGCGGCCTTCTACCTGCTCTTCGGCGCCATCTTCATCGGCCTGGCCCTCGGCATCGGGCTCGGCCCGATGATCGTCAAGGACATGTCCCGGCGGCGCTGGTTCGGCATGAGCATCGTGCTGGCCAGCGCCTCGGTGATGGCCCTGGCCTTCGCCATCCACCTGTCGATGGCGATGGTCGGCGCGATCCTGGTCGGCGCGGGCGCCGGGATGGCCTTCCTGTCCGGCACCACCCTGCTCGGCGGGGAGATCGCCGACGAGGTGCGCGGCCGGGTCTTCGCCGTGGTGCAGATCGGCACCCGGCTGGTGCTGATCCTCGCGATCGGCCTGAGCAGCCTGCTCGCCGGTGTCGGCGGCTCGCGCCGGCTGGAGCTGGCCGACCTGGGCGTCTCGATCTCGTCCACCCGGCTGCTGCTGCTCGCCGCCGGCGCCGCCGGCATCTTCGCCGGGGTCAGCGCGTTCGGGCAGATGGACGACAAGAAGGGCGTCCCCGTCCTGGCCGATCTCTGGGGCTCGATCCGGGGCCGCCCGCTGATGCCGGCCGAGCCGTTCGTCTCCGCCGGCCTCTTCGTGGTCTTCGAGGGCGGCGAGGGCGCCGGCAAGTCGACCCAGCTCACCGTGCTCGCCGAGCGACTGCGCGGGCAGGGGCGCGACGTGGTCGTCACCCGCGAGCCGGGCGCCACCGCCGTCGGCGAACGGATCCGGTCGCTGCTGCTCGGCGCGCCCGGCTCCGACGTGCCGTCGCCGCGCGCCGAGGCGCTGCTCTACGCCGCCGACCGGGCGCACCACGTGGCCACCGTCGTCCGGCCGGCGCTCGTCCAGGGCGCGGTGGTGATCAGCGACCGGTACGTCGACTCGTCCCTCGCCTACCAGGGGGCGGGGCGGACGCTCCCCGTCGACGAGGTCTCCTGGCTCTCCTCCTGGGCAACCGGCGGGCTCAAGCCCGACCTGGTGGTGCTGCTCGACGTCGACCCGCGCACCGGCCTGTCCCGGGTCGCGGCCCGCGCCGAGGCGGCCGACCACGTGGAGGCCGAGTCGGTCGCCTTCCACGAGCGGGTCCGGTACGCCTTCCTCGACCTCGCCGCCGCCGACCCGAAGCGCTACCTGGTGCTCGACGCGTCCCGCCCGGTCGAGGAGATCGCCGAGCAGGTGGCCCGGCGGGTCGAGGAGATGCTCGGCGCCCCCGGCGGCATCGTGCACCCGCGCCCCGCGCAGGGGCCGGACACCTCGGTGCAGCCGGAGTTATCCGAATCGGAGCTGGTGACGATGGAGCATCGGACCTGA
- a CDS encoding amino acid deaminase/aldolase — MATTESDELRERLDRATAHLDPPYAVVDLAAFDGNAAALVDRAAGKPLRVASKSVRSRELIGRALGRPGWHGVMAFTLPEAIWLVRAGVTDDALVAYPTADRGALAGLAADPALAAAVTLMVDGTDQLDLVDAVCPPGRRPELRVCLDLDASWRPLGGRVHVGVRRSPVHSARAAGALAATVAGRAGFRLVGLMAYEAQIAGLGDAPPGRAVLGSAIRLAQRGSYRELLARRSAAVAAVREHADLEFVNGGGTGSVAATSADPAVTEVTAGSGLYGPTLFDAYRAWRPTPAAFFACAVVRRPAPGLATVLGGGWIASGPAEGSRLPRPWLPGGLKLVGTEGAGEVQTPLAGTAAATLRVGDRVWFRHAKAGELCEHVNELHLVEGDAVVATVPTYRGEGHAFL, encoded by the coding sequence GTGGCCACCACCGAAAGCGACGAACTTCGTGAGCGCCTCGACCGGGCGACCGCGCACCTCGACCCGCCCTACGCGGTGGTGGACCTCGCGGCCTTCGACGGCAACGCCGCCGCGCTGGTCGACCGCGCCGCCGGCAAACCGCTCCGCGTCGCCAGCAAGTCGGTCCGCTCCCGCGAGCTGATCGGCCGGGCGCTGGGCCGACCGGGCTGGCACGGCGTGATGGCGTTCACCCTGCCCGAGGCGATCTGGCTGGTCCGCGCCGGTGTGACCGACGACGCGCTGGTGGCGTACCCCACGGCCGACCGGGGGGCGCTCGCCGGGCTCGCCGCCGACCCGGCGCTGGCCGCAGCCGTCACGCTGATGGTCGACGGCACCGACCAGCTCGACCTCGTAGACGCCGTGTGTCCGCCCGGCCGCCGCCCCGAGCTGCGGGTCTGCCTCGACCTGGACGCCTCCTGGCGACCGCTGGGCGGACGGGTGCACGTCGGGGTGCGCCGCTCACCGGTGCACAGCGCGCGGGCGGCCGGCGCCCTCGCCGCCACCGTCGCCGGCCGCGCCGGCTTCCGGCTGGTCGGGCTGATGGCGTACGAGGCGCAGATCGCCGGCCTCGGCGACGCGCCGCCCGGGAGGGCGGTGCTCGGCTCCGCGATCCGGCTGGCCCAGCGCGGGTCGTACCGCGAGTTGCTGGCCCGCCGGAGCGCGGCGGTGGCCGCCGTACGCGAACACGCCGACCTGGAGTTCGTCAACGGCGGCGGCACCGGCAGCGTGGCCGCGACCAGCGCCGATCCCGCGGTCACCGAGGTCACCGCGGGATCGGGCCTGTACGGGCCGACGCTGTTCGACGCGTACCGTGCGTGGCGCCCCACCCCGGCGGCGTTCTTCGCCTGCGCGGTGGTACGCCGCCCGGCGCCCGGCCTGGCCACCGTGCTCGGCGGCGGCTGGATCGCCTCCGGGCCGGCGGAGGGCAGCCGGCTGCCCCGCCCGTGGCTGCCCGGCGGGCTGAAGCTGGTCGGCACGGAGGGGGCCGGCGAGGTGCAGACCCCGCTGGCCGGCACCGCCGCCGCCACGCTACGGGTCGGCGACCGCGTCTGGTTCCGGCACGCGAAGGCCGGCGAGCTGTGCGAGCACGTGAACGAGCTGCACCTGGTCGAGGGGGACGCGGTCGTGGCCACCGTGCCCACCTACCGGGGCGAGGGCCACGCCTTCCTCTGA
- a CDS encoding TetR family transcriptional regulator, protein MLDACAELVDEVGYEGLTTTLLAERAEVAIGSVYQFFPDKRAIVQALTLRTMESYLQRLDERFASDDLTHWWDGVDAGIDEYITMHRTVPGFRTLHFGDVVDLHLLDEQRDNNGVIADQLARVLTERFGLTDVPALRFHLEIAVETADALIKLAFRRQPEGDDRVLAEAKALIRDYLHRQVDAPADAGQPG, encoded by the coding sequence ATGCTGGACGCCTGCGCCGAACTCGTCGACGAGGTGGGGTACGAGGGGCTGACCACGACCCTGCTCGCCGAGCGGGCCGAGGTGGCGATCGGGTCGGTGTACCAGTTCTTCCCGGACAAGCGGGCGATCGTGCAGGCGCTCACCCTGCGCACGATGGAGTCCTACCTCCAGCGGCTCGACGAGCGTTTCGCCTCCGACGACCTGACCCACTGGTGGGACGGGGTCGACGCGGGGATCGACGAGTACATCACGATGCACCGCACCGTTCCGGGCTTCCGTACCCTGCACTTCGGCGACGTGGTCGACCTGCACCTGCTCGATGAGCAGCGGGACAACAACGGGGTGATCGCGGACCAGTTGGCCCGGGTGCTCACCGAGCGCTTCGGCCTGACCGACGTCCCCGCCCTCCGGTTCCACCTGGAGATCGCCGTGGAGACGGCCGACGCGCTGATCAAGTTGGCGTTCCGTCGGCAGCCCGAGGGCGACGACCGGGTGCTGGCCGAGGCGAAGGCGCTGATCCGGGACTACCTGCACCGCCAGGTCGACGCCCCGGCCGACGCCGGCCAGCCCGGCTGA
- a CDS encoding D-arabinono-1,4-lactone oxidase — protein sequence MAGTAPPTLAGWSNWAGNQRATATATVRPTSLADVTEAVRAAAAAGDRIRAVGSGHSFTGVAVTDGRRMELTALDTGVRVDVDRRLVTVPAGITLRALNDLLAAHGLALPNLGDIDAQTIAGAISTGTHGTGAAYGCLSTFVEALTLVTGTGEVLRCSADEHPDVFAAARVSLGAVGVLAEVTLRCVDAFVLHAHERPAPLDDVLADLPALVEGHDHAEFYWFPYTDRVQVKTNDRVPADDRPLPRWRGWLDDEFLSNTLFEGACRLGRAVPALAPGISAVSARALTERRYTGRSDRVFCTPRRVRFVEMEYGLPREALGEALGALRRIVDGLPFKVLFPVEVRFTAADDIWLSHGYGRESAYVAIHQYVGMPYEPYLRAFEQVAEGLGGRPHWGKLHWRDAGSLAAAYPRWADFQAVRDRLDPDRLFTNPHLTRILG from the coding sequence ATGGCCGGCACCGCACCGCCCACCCTGGCAGGCTGGTCCAACTGGGCCGGCAACCAACGCGCCACCGCCACCGCCACCGTGCGCCCCACCTCCCTCGCCGACGTCACCGAGGCCGTACGCGCCGCCGCGGCGGCCGGCGACCGGATCCGGGCGGTGGGCAGCGGCCACTCCTTCACCGGGGTCGCCGTCACCGACGGACGGCGGATGGAACTGACCGCGCTGGACACCGGCGTACGCGTCGACGTCGATCGCCGACTGGTCACCGTACCGGCCGGGATCACCCTGCGCGCACTCAACGACCTGCTCGCCGCGCACGGGCTGGCCCTGCCCAACCTGGGCGACATCGACGCGCAGACCATCGCAGGGGCGATCTCCACCGGCACCCACGGCACCGGCGCCGCGTACGGCTGCCTGTCGACGTTCGTCGAGGCGCTCACCCTCGTCACCGGAACCGGCGAGGTGCTGCGCTGCTCCGCCGACGAGCACCCGGACGTGTTCGCCGCCGCCCGGGTCTCGCTGGGCGCGGTCGGCGTGCTGGCCGAGGTGACCCTGCGCTGCGTGGACGCCTTCGTGCTGCACGCCCACGAGCGGCCCGCGCCGCTGGACGACGTGCTGGCCGACCTGCCGGCGCTGGTCGAGGGGCACGACCACGCCGAGTTCTACTGGTTCCCCTACACCGACCGGGTGCAGGTCAAGACCAACGACCGGGTGCCCGCCGACGACCGGCCGCTGCCCCGCTGGCGCGGCTGGCTGGACGACGAGTTCCTGTCCAACACCCTCTTCGAGGGCGCCTGCCGACTCGGCCGCGCCGTGCCGGCGCTCGCCCCCGGCATCAGCGCCGTCTCCGCCCGGGCCCTCACCGAGCGCCGCTACACCGGCCGCTCGGACCGGGTGTTCTGCACCCCGCGCCGGGTCCGCTTCGTCGAGATGGAGTACGGGCTGCCGCGCGAGGCCCTCGGCGAGGCGCTCGGCGCGCTCCGGAGAATCGTCGACGGCCTGCCGTTCAAGGTGCTCTTCCCGGTCGAGGTGCGGTTCACCGCCGCCGACGACATCTGGCTCTCGCACGGCTACGGGCGCGAGTCGGCGTACGTGGCGATCCACCAGTACGTCGGCATGCCGTACGAGCCGTACCTGCGGGCGTTCGAGCAGGTCGCCGAGGGCCTCGGCGGGCGCCCGCACTGGGGCAAGCTGCACTGGCGCGACGCGGGGTCGCTCGCCGCCGCCTACCCCCGCTGGGCGGACTTCCAGGCCGTCCGCGACCGCCTCGACCCCGACCGCCTCTTCACCAACCCGCACCTGACGCGAATCCTCGGCTGA